A genomic segment from Pyrodictium occultum encodes:
- a CDS encoding metallophosphoesterase has protein sequence MVRLLIVSDIHGAVEKARRLARIRRDVTVVAGDIARCGSIEEAREVLSVLAAQSPVVWVPGNCDSPESPGIRVENAECIHLKAVSMAGLVFAGVGGSVATPFGTPFEYSEEEFARMLQQLRSIVKGYEDRLVLVSHTPPYMSGLDRVRGGEYVGSPSLRSFIAEVKPLLVATGHIHEAWGSACVEGVPVVNPGPLEAGRYALVDLDPGRGMARVQLARISEAL, from the coding sequence TTGGTCAGACTGCTCATAGTATCGGATATACACGGGGCCGTCGAGAAGGCTAGGCGCCTGGCCAGGATCAGGAGAGACGTGACAGTAGTAGCGGGGGATATAGCCCGGTGCGGCTCCATCGAGGAGGCCCGCGAGGTGCTCTCAGTGCTCGCGGCCCAGTCCCCGGTTGTCTGGGTTCCCGGCAACTGCGACAGCCCGGAGTCGCCGGGGATACGCGTGGAGAACGCGGAGTGCATCCACCTTAAGGCCGTCAGCATGGCGGGGCTCGTATTCGCCGGCGTAGGCGGCTCCGTGGCAACCCCCTTCGGCACTCCCTTTGAGTATAGCGAGGAGGAGTTTGCTAGGATGCTGCAGCAGCTGAGAAGCATTGTGAAGGGTTATGAGGATAGACTCGTGCTGGTATCCCACACCCCGCCCTACATGAGCGGGCTTGACAGGGTGCGCGGGGGAGAGTACGTCGGCAGCCCCAGCCTCCGGAGCTTCATAGCCGAGGTCAAGCCGCTGCTGGTGGCTACCGGCCACATACACGAAGCCTGGGGCTCAGCCTGCGTCGAGGGCGTGCCCGTGGTTAACCCCGGGCCCCTAGAGGCTGGAAGGTACGCTCTGGTCGACCTCGACCCGGGCCGTGGCATGGCCCGCGTACAGCTTGCGAGGATCTCTGAGGCGCTGTAG
- a CDS encoding SPOUT family RNA methylase — translation MEGLHRMQGSKCNLVLMKTVLGMEKVAASYVKEIDPGARVEPSPRGFRGLVLVEPSRDKYEVAKEIEERVPEAEKVVVAEACTEADPRKIAEIAAELAPRFISSSETFAVRTVRRGRHGFTSIDVNVVVGDAVRRATGAQVNLRYPDKVVAVEIIQDLALIAFYPGSREWRKMRPGKYPLYKLFRRLSVVQMPYLGPLDACRTMGVRVGREVQNFEVGELVVSPIGLVDALQLKTFLDGVFEGIESRYQVQRKSYGRDVHRVPVYVQDLYQLVRSRYDEPVIVFEPEGDPISKRARDILELVRKGRRVNLLFGSREGIPEGVYRFADLVLDVAPGITLSTEYAAAAALIAIGSVIHDLLAVDREPAGEQGSRS, via the coding sequence GTGGAGGGTCTCCATAGGATGCAGGGCTCCAAGTGTAACCTCGTCCTCATGAAGACAGTGCTGGGGATGGAGAAGGTGGCTGCGAGCTACGTAAAGGAGATAGACCCCGGCGCTCGTGTCGAGCCTTCTCCCCGCGGCTTCCGCGGCCTAGTACTAGTTGAGCCCTCTAGGGACAAGTATGAGGTGGCCAAGGAGATAGAGGAGAGGGTGCCCGAGGCAGAGAAGGTTGTCGTCGCGGAGGCCTGCACAGAGGCGGACCCCAGGAAGATCGCTGAGATAGCTGCCGAGTTAGCCCCCAGGTTCATATCAAGCAGTGAGACCTTCGCAGTGCGCACCGTCCGGCGCGGGAGACATGGCTTCACGAGCATAGATGTGAACGTTGTCGTGGGCGACGCTGTGAGGCGGGCAACCGGGGCGCAGGTGAACCTCCGCTACCCCGACAAGGTTGTAGCGGTTGAGATCATCCAGGACCTTGCCCTCATAGCCTTCTACCCAGGCTCCCGTGAATGGCGGAAGATGAGGCCCGGCAAGTACCCGCTCTACAAGCTCTTCCGCCGCCTCTCGGTAGTCCAGATGCCCTACCTCGGCCCCCTGGACGCGTGCCGCACCATGGGTGTCAGGGTAGGGAGGGAGGTCCAGAACTTCGAGGTAGGAGAGCTGGTCGTCTCCCCGATAGGCCTGGTGGACGCGCTCCAGCTTAAAACCTTCCTGGATGGCGTGTTTGAGGGCATAGAGTCTAGGTACCAGGTGCAGAGGAAGAGCTACGGGAGGGACGTGCACCGGGTCCCGGTTTACGTGCAGGACCTCTACCAGCTCGTCCGCAGCCGCTATGACGAGCCGGTGATAGTATTCGAGCCCGAGGGAGACCCGATTTCCAAGAGGGCCAGGGACATACTAGAGCTGGTCAGGAAGGGGAGGAGGGTGAACCTGCTCTTCGGCTCCAGGGAGGGCATACCCGAGGGCGTCTACCGGTTCGCCGACCTCGTGCTCGATGTTGCTCCCGGTATAACGCTGTCGACAGAGTACGCTGCGGCCGCCGCACTCATAGCCATAGGGAGCGTCATCCATGACCTGCTAGCTGTAGACCGGGAGCCGGCTGGGGAGCAGGGCTCCAGGAGCTAA
- a CDS encoding 30S ribosomal protein S3ae, giving the protein MSRRPARTRDKWRLKKWYEVVAPQVFGSVTLGTTPADDPRKLIGRVMETTLYDITGDFSLIHVHLYLQIIDVDEENLKAFTRFKGHELARDYMKSLIRRKSSKVQGIYNVTTKDGYGLRITGVVLTTYRCKTSQKRAIRKVMGDIIVKRSAEMTLDGLIKAMLFGQLANEVFEAAKKIYPLRKVEIYKSKLLTVPGPDGKPQPAVVVSPLMYEIR; this is encoded by the coding sequence ATGAGCCGCAGGCCTGCTAGAACGAGGGATAAGTGGCGCCTCAAGAAGTGGTACGAGGTAGTGGCGCCCCAGGTGTTCGGTAGCGTCACCCTAGGCACGACCCCCGCCGACGACCCGCGCAAGCTCATAGGCAGGGTGATGGAGACCACGCTCTACGACATAACCGGCGACTTCTCGCTGATCCATGTTCACCTCTACCTCCAGATAATCGACGTGGATGAGGAGAACCTCAAGGCCTTCACGAGGTTCAAGGGGCACGAGCTGGCCCGCGACTACATGAAGAGCCTCATACGCAGGAAGAGCAGTAAGGTGCAGGGCATATACAATGTGACCACTAAGGACGGCTACGGGCTTAGGATAACCGGCGTGGTCCTCACGACCTATAGGTGTAAGACCAGCCAGAAGAGGGCTATAAGGAAGGTGATGGGAGACATAATAGTCAAGCGCTCCGCCGAGATGACTCTAGACGGGCTGATAAAGGCAATGCTGTTCGGGCAGCTAGCCAACGAGGTATTCGAGGCGGCCAAGAAGATCTACCCGCTACGCAAAGTCGAGATATACAAGTCCAAGCTGCTTACCGTGCCCGGCCCTGACGGGAAGCCGCAGCCCGCGGTAGTGGTGTCGCCCCTAATGTACGAGATACGCTAG
- a CDS encoding KEOPS complex subunit Pcc1 — protein MEILLRIEGLGEEAARALQAAIRPDDATAPRWMRISERVEDGDLVLELAVEAGDPRRLGSLRNTVDEILEYLYSLLKAIEETTKTLKQPGAGHGGTRGSR, from the coding sequence GTGGAGATCCTCCTGCGCATAGAGGGGCTTGGCGAGGAGGCTGCTAGAGCGCTCCAGGCCGCTATACGGCCCGACGACGCCACAGCGCCTCGATGGATGAGGATTTCTGAGCGTGTGGAGGACGGAGACCTGGTCCTGGAGCTGGCTGTAGAGGCCGGGGATCCTAGGAGGCTTGGATCTCTACGCAACACTGTGGACGAGATACTAGAGTACCTATACTCGCTGCTGAAGGCCATAGAGGAGACTACTAAGACTTTAAAGCAGCCCGGGGCAGGCCACGGCGGTACCCGGGGCAGCAGGTAA